The region TCTTCCCTTACCCGGGCGCTTACCTCCATCAGCCTGATCCTCTGCCGACGACTATGGGCCGCCCGATTCATAGATACAACGGCCCGGCGCAGATACTCGGCCCGGGGAATCTGCAATTCGGCTACATGGGA is a window of Syntrophales bacterium DNA encoding:
- a CDS encoding ribbon-helix-helix domain-containing protein, with amino-acid sequence MNTISIRLPDDLLREVDSHVAELQIPRAEYLRRAVVSMNRAAHSRRQRIRLMEVSARVREESMAVNREFEEIEHDPET